Proteins from one Sarcophilus harrisii chromosome 2, mSarHar1.11, whole genome shotgun sequence genomic window:
- the CARMIL3 gene encoding capping protein, Arp2/3 and myosin-I linker protein 3 isoform X2 has protein sequence MAKPSAELTRELQESIRRCLSRGAVHQQHRVKLETKPKKYEDRVLALTAWRLHLFPLKVPAKVESSFNVLEIRTFSTLNQNQILVETERGTVSMRLPSPESVEQVTRHVSTALAKVCPGPGCLIRRGNPETPEGPRDTSPNSETSTSTTHSVCGGFSETYAALCDYNGLHCREEVQWDVDTIYHAEDNREFNLLDFSHLESRDLALMVAALAYNQWFTKLHCKDLRLGSEVLEQVLHTLSKSGSLEELVLDNAGLKTDFAQKLAGVFGENGSCVLHALTLSHNPIEDKGLLSLSQQLLCFPTGLTKLCLSKTAISPRGLLALGQTFGANPAFASSLRHLDLSKNPGLLATDEANVLYSFLAQPNALVHVDLSGTDCAIDLLLGALLHGCCSHLTYLNLARNSCSHRKGREAPPAFKQFFSSAYTLSHVNLSATRLPLEALRALLQGLSLNSHLSDLHLDLSSCELRSAGAQVLQEQLGAVSAVGSLDLSDNGFDSDLLTLVPALGKNKSLKHLFLGKNFNVKAKTLEEILHKLVQLIQEEDCSLQSLSVADSRLKLRTSILINALGSNTCLAKVDLSGNGMEDIGAKMLSKALQINSSLRTILWDRNNTSALGFLDIARALESNHTLRFMSFPVSDISQAYRNAPERTEDVWQKIQWCLVRNNHSQTCPQEQAFRLQQGLVTSSAEQMLQRLCGRVQEEVRALRLCPLEPVQDELLYARDLIKDAKNSRALFPSLYELGHVLASDGPVRQRLESVASEVSKAVDKELQVILESMVSLTQELCPVAMRVAEGHNKMLSSVAERVTVPRNFIRGALLEQAGQDIQNKLDEVKLSVVTYLTNSIVDEILQELYHSHKSLARHLAQLRTLSEQPGGGGPGQELSSQARGRGRGHDHDENTDDELGTNIDTMAIKKQKRCRKIRPVSAFISGSPQDMEGQLGGLGVPPGWFSALGGNQPTPSGSWEGLSELPTHGYKLRHQTQGRPRPPRTTPPGPGRPSQAPGPGTRQENGTATRLDEGLEDFFSRRVMDESSSYPQTLRTVRPGPGPAEAPLPPLQKKRRRGLFHFRRPRSFKGERGPGSPSPGLLLPPPPPPPPTEESPPTPDPPSLGDNSTPCWSPEEESGPLPGLGGSRGPSFRRKQGMEGAEPGEGVPVSGVMQSTRVHGIALPGMGRAKGWSFDGKQELSFQGTDTDLDTGVQPWQRRRSSDDAGPGSWKPPPPAQSTKPSFSAMRRAEATWHIAEESAPNNSRQSPSPAPAEREGQEGILLSEREIPTRSTKDLLVAPRPPKPVAVPRGRRPPLETGGREEAEIPAATKPRQRLGSHRDQEEPEAQGLPTVGRRAAPLKPKRTRRAQSCDKLEPDRSRPPDPAGSGGEGTSELGTD, from the exons aTGGCCAAGCCCAGCGCGGAGCTCACCCGCGAGCTGCAAG AAAGCATCCGGCGGTGCCTGAGCCGAGGGGCCGTGCATCAACAGCATCGGGTGAAACTGGAGACTAAACCCAAGAAGTATGAAGACCGGGTATTG GCTCTAACTGCTTGGCGACTCCATCTCTTCCCTCTAAAAGTCCCAGCTAAG GTGGAAAGCTCTTTCAATGTCCTTGAGATCCGAACCTTTAGCACTCTCAACCAGAACCAG ATCCTGGTGGAGACAGAACGTGGCACTGTGAGCATGCGATTGCCTTCACCAGAGAGTGTGGAGCAGGTGACCAGGCATGTGAGCACAGCACTAGCCAAGGTCTGCCCTGGCCCGGG GTGTTTGATCCGGCGTGGAAACCCTGAGACCCCTGAGGGGCCCCGGGACACATCCCCCAACTCTGAAACCTCCACATCTACCACCCACAGTGTCTGTG GGGGCTTCTCTGAGACCTACGCCGCTCTGTGTGACTACAACGGACTGCACTGCCGGGAGGAGGTGCAGTGG GATGTGGACACGATCTACCATGCAGAGGACAACCGTGAGTTCAATCTTTTGGACTTCAGCCACCTGGAGAGCCG GGACCTGGCATTGATGGTGGCAGCCCTAGCTTACAACCAGTGGTTTACCAAACTCCACTGCAAGGATCTACGCCTG GGCTCAGAGGTTCTGGAACAGGTGCTACACACCCTGAGCAAGTCGGGGAGCCTAGAAGAGCTGGTGCTGGACAATGCTGGCCTCAAGAC GGACTTTGCCCAGAAACTGGCTGGGGTGTTCGGGGAGAACGGGAGCTGTGTGCTACATGCCCTGACTCTGTCCCACAACCCCATTGAGGACAAAG GTCTTCTCAGTCTAAGCCAGCAGCTCCTCTGCTTCCCCACAGGCCTCACCAAATTGTGCCTGTCCAAGACTGCCATCTCCCCTCGAG GGCTCCTAGCGCTGGGCCAGACCTTTGGTGCCAACCCGGCCTTTGCCAGTTCCCTGCGCCACCTGGACCTGAGCAAGAACCCAGGGCTGCTCGCCACTGATGAAGCCAAT GTCCTGTACAGTTTCCTGGCTCAGCCTAATGCCCTGGTCCACGTGGATCTGTCTGGGACTGACTGTGCTATTGACTTG ctGCTGGGTGCCCTTCTCCATGGCTGCTGCTCTCACTTAACCTACCTCAACCTGGCTCGAAACAGCTGCTCCCACAG GAAGGGCCGAGAGGCTCCGCCAGCCTTCAAGCAGTTTTTCAGCAGCGCTTACACCCTGAGCCACGTCAACCTGTCAGCGACGCGCCTGCCCCTGGAGGCACTCAG GGCACTCCTCCAGGGCCTTTCTCTCAATAGCCACCTCAGTGATCTTCATCTTGACCTGAGCAGCTGTGAG CTTCGGTCAGCAGGAGCTCAGGTCCTCCAGGAGCAGCTTGGGGCAGTGAGTGCTGTGGGAAGTTTGGACTTGTCTGACAACG GGTTCGACTCTGATCTCCTAACGTTAGTGCCCGCACTTGGCAAGAACAAGTCCCTCAAGCACCTATTCTTGGGCAAGAATTTCAATGTCAAGGCTAA GACCTTGGAGGAAATCCTTCACAAACTTGTGCAGCTGATTCAGGAAGAGGATTGT tccCTGCAGTCATTGTCAGTGGCTGACTCAAGGCTGAAGCTTCGGACCAGCATTCTCATCAATGCCCTGGGCAGCAACACCTGTCTGGCCAAGGTGGATCTGAGTGGCAACGGCATGGAGGACATTGGAGCGAAGATGCTGTCCAAGGCCCTGCAGATCAACTCTTCCCTCCG GACTATCTTGTGGGACCGGAATAATACTTCAGCCCTGGGCTTTCTTGACATTGCAAGGGCCCTGGAGAG CAACCACACCCTTCGCTTCATGTCCTTCCCTGTGAGCGACATCTCCCAGGCGTACCGTAATGCCCCAGAGCGCACCGAGGATGTCTGGCAGAAG ATCCAATGGTGCCTTGTCCGGAATAATCACTCGCAGACCTGTCCACAGGAACAGGCTTTCAGACTGCAGCAGGGCCTTGTCACCAGCAGTGCTGAGCAA ATGCTACAGCGGCTCTGTGGGCGAGTCCAGGAGGAGGTCCGGGCCCTGCGCTTGTGCCCCCTGGAGCCAGTACAAGATGAGCTTCTCTACGCCAGAGACCTCATCAAAGACGCCAAGAACTCCCGAGCG CTCTTCCCAAGCCTTTACGAGTTGGGCCATGTGCTAGCCAGCGATGGGCCTGTCCGGCAAAGACTGGAGTCAGTGGCCAGTGAGGTGTCCAAGGCTGTGGACAAGGAGCTGCAG GTGATCCTGGAATCAATGGTCAGCCTGACCCAGGAGCTGTGCCCGGTGGCAATGCGAGTGGCCGAAGGCCACAACAAGATGCTGAGCAGCGTGGCGGAGCGGGTCACTGTGCCCAGGAACTTCATCCGTGGGGCCCTGCTAGAGCAGGCAGGGCAGGACATTCAGAATAAACTGGA TGAGGTGAAGCTCTCAGTCGTCACCTACTTGACCAACTCGATTGTGGATGAGATCCTGCAGGAGCTGTACCATTCCCATAAGAGTCTG GCCCGTCACCTAGCCCAGTTAAGGACCCTCTCAGAGCAGCCGGGTGGAGGAGGCCCAGGGCAAGAGCTGTCCTCCCAggcccggggccggggccggggccatGACCACGATGAGAATACAGATGATGAGCTCGGGACCAACATC GATACCATGGCTATCAAAAAACAGAAACGTTGCCGCAAGATCCGGCCTGTGTCTGCTTTCATCA GTGGGAGTCCGCAGGACATGGAGGGCCAGCTTGGGGGGCTGGGGGTACCCCCAGGCTGGTTCTCAGCCCTAGGGGGCAATCAACCCACCCCCAGTGGCTCCTGGGAGGGCCTGTCAGAACTGCCCACCCATGGCTACAAACTGAGGCATCAGACACAAGGACGGCCCAGGCCCCCCAGGACCACCCCCCCAGGGCCTGGCAGGCCCAGC CAGGCACCAGGACCCGGTACTCGACAAGAGAATGGGACAGCCACTCGGCTGGACGAGGGGCTGGAGGATTTCTTTAGTCGAAGGGTCATGGATGAAAGTTCCAG CTATCCCCAGACCTTGAGGACAGTTCGCCCAGGCCCAGGTCCTGCAGAGGCCCCGCTGCCCCCACTCCAGAAGAAGAGACGACGAGGCCTGTTTCATTTCCGTCGCCCCCGGAGCTTCAAGGGGGAGCGGGGTCCAGGATCCCCCTCTCCTGGGCTCCTTCtgcccccacctcctcccccacccccaactgaGGAGAGCCCTCCCACCCCAGATCCCCCAAGTCTTGGCGATAATTCTACCCCCTGCTGGAGTCCCGAGGAGGAAAGTGGCCCCCTCCCAGGGTTGGGGGGGAGCCGGGGACCCTCCTTCCGAAGAAAGCAG GGCATGGAGGGAGCAGAGCCAGGGGAGGGAGTCCCCGTATCTGGAGTGATGCAGTCAACAAGGGTTCATGGAATTGCCCTTCCTGGGATGGGGCGAGCCAAGGGCTGGAGTTTTGATGGAAAGCAAGAG CTCTCATTTCAGGGCACAGACACCGACCTAGACACCGGTGTCCAACCTTGGCAGAGACGGCGCTCTTCTGACGATGCAG GGCCTGGGTCCTGGAAGCCCCCTCCACCTGCCCAGAGCACCAAGCCGAGTTTCAGCGCCATGCGTCGAGCAGAGGCTACATGGCACATAG CTGAGGAAAGTGCCCCCAACAACAGCAGACAGAGTCCCAGCCCAGCTCCTGCTGAAAGAGAGGGACAGGAGGGAATCTTACTCTCCGAGAGGGAGATTCCAACCAGAAGCACCAAG GATCTCCTTGTAGCTCCTCGGCCCCCTAAGCCAGTAGCTGTGCCCCGGGGCCGGAGGCCTCCACTGGAGACAGGAGGCAGGGAAGAAGCTGAGATTCCAGCTGCCACAAAGCCTCGGCAGAGGCTGGGTTCTCACCGAGACCAAGAAGAACCTGAGGCCCAAG GACTCCCCACTGTGGGACGAAGAGCAGCCCCCTTGAAGCCCAAGCGGACTCGAAGAGCACAGTCCTGTGACAAACTGGAACCTGACCGGAGCAGACCCCCAGACCCTGCAGGCTCAGGGGGAGAGG GAACCAGTGAACTTGGAACAGACTGA
- the CARMIL3 gene encoding capping protein, Arp2/3 and myosin-I linker protein 3 isoform X6: MAKPSAELTRELQESIRRCLSRGAVHQQHRVKLETKPKKYEDRVLALTAWRLHLFPLKVPAKVESSFNVLEIRTFSTLNQNQILVETERGTVSMRLPSPESVEQVTRHVSTALAKVCPGPGCLIRRGNPETPEGPRDTSPNSETSTSTTHSVCGGFSETYAALCDYNGLHCREEVQWDVDTIYHAEDNREFNLLDFSHLESRDLALMVAALAYNQWFTKLHCKDLRLGSEVLEQVLHTLSKSGSLEELVLDNAGLKTDFAQKLAGVFGENGSCVLHALTLSHNPIEDKGLLSLSQQLLCFPTGLTKLCLSKTAISPRGLLALGQTFGANPAFASSLRHLDLSKNPGLLATDEANVLYSFLAQPNALVHVDLSGTDCAIDLLLGALLHGCCSHLTYLNLARNSCSHRKGREAPPAFKQFFSSAYTLSHVNLSATRLPLEALRALLQGLSLNSHLSDLHLDLSSCELRSAGAQVLQEQLGAVSAVGSLDLSDNGFDSDLLTLVPALGKNKSLKHLFLGKNFNVKAKTLEEILHKLVQLIQEEDCSLQSLSVADSRLKLRTSILINALGSNTCLAKVDLSGNGMEDIGAKMLSKALQINSSLRTILWDRNNTSALGFLDIARALESNHTLRFMSFPVSDISQAYRNAPERTEDVWQKIQWCLVRNNHSQTCPQEQAFRLQQGLVTSSAEQMLQRLCGRVQEEVRALRLCPLEPVQDELLYARDLIKDAKNSRALFPSLYELGHVLASDGPVRQRLESVASEVSKAVDKELQVILESMVSLTQELCPVAMRVAEGHNKMLSSVAERVTVPRNFIRGALLEQAGQDIQNKLDEVKLSVVTYLTNSIVDEILQELYHSHKSLARHLAQLRTLSEQPGGGGPGQELSSQARGRGRGHDHDENTDDELGTNIDTMAIKKQKRCRKIRPVSAFISGSPQDMEGQLGGLGVPPGWFSALGGNQPTPSGSWEGLSELPTHGYKLRHQTQGRPRPPRTTPPGPGRPSAPGPGTRQENGTATRLDEGLEDFFSRRVMDESSSYPQTLRTVRPGPGPAEAPLPPLQKKRRRGLFHFRRPRSFKGERGPGSPSPGLLLPPPPPPPPTEESPPTPDPPSLGDNSTPCWSPEEESGPLPGLGGSRGPSFRRKQGMEGAEPGEGVPVSGVMQSTRVHGIALPGMGRAKGWSFDGKQEGTDTDLDTGVQPWQRRRSSDDAGPGSWKPPPPAQSTKPSFSAMRRAEATWHIAEESAPNNSRQSPSPAPAEREGQEGILLSEREIPTRSTKDLLVAPRPPKPVAVPRGRRPPLETGGREEAEIPAATKPRQRLGSHRDQEEPEAQGLPTVGRRAAPLKPKRTRRAQSCDKLEPDRSRPPDPAGSGGEGTSELGTD, encoded by the exons aTGGCCAAGCCCAGCGCGGAGCTCACCCGCGAGCTGCAAG AAAGCATCCGGCGGTGCCTGAGCCGAGGGGCCGTGCATCAACAGCATCGGGTGAAACTGGAGACTAAACCCAAGAAGTATGAAGACCGGGTATTG GCTCTAACTGCTTGGCGACTCCATCTCTTCCCTCTAAAAGTCCCAGCTAAG GTGGAAAGCTCTTTCAATGTCCTTGAGATCCGAACCTTTAGCACTCTCAACCAGAACCAG ATCCTGGTGGAGACAGAACGTGGCACTGTGAGCATGCGATTGCCTTCACCAGAGAGTGTGGAGCAGGTGACCAGGCATGTGAGCACAGCACTAGCCAAGGTCTGCCCTGGCCCGGG GTGTTTGATCCGGCGTGGAAACCCTGAGACCCCTGAGGGGCCCCGGGACACATCCCCCAACTCTGAAACCTCCACATCTACCACCCACAGTGTCTGTG GGGGCTTCTCTGAGACCTACGCCGCTCTGTGTGACTACAACGGACTGCACTGCCGGGAGGAGGTGCAGTGG GATGTGGACACGATCTACCATGCAGAGGACAACCGTGAGTTCAATCTTTTGGACTTCAGCCACCTGGAGAGCCG GGACCTGGCATTGATGGTGGCAGCCCTAGCTTACAACCAGTGGTTTACCAAACTCCACTGCAAGGATCTACGCCTG GGCTCAGAGGTTCTGGAACAGGTGCTACACACCCTGAGCAAGTCGGGGAGCCTAGAAGAGCTGGTGCTGGACAATGCTGGCCTCAAGAC GGACTTTGCCCAGAAACTGGCTGGGGTGTTCGGGGAGAACGGGAGCTGTGTGCTACATGCCCTGACTCTGTCCCACAACCCCATTGAGGACAAAG GTCTTCTCAGTCTAAGCCAGCAGCTCCTCTGCTTCCCCACAGGCCTCACCAAATTGTGCCTGTCCAAGACTGCCATCTCCCCTCGAG GGCTCCTAGCGCTGGGCCAGACCTTTGGTGCCAACCCGGCCTTTGCCAGTTCCCTGCGCCACCTGGACCTGAGCAAGAACCCAGGGCTGCTCGCCACTGATGAAGCCAAT GTCCTGTACAGTTTCCTGGCTCAGCCTAATGCCCTGGTCCACGTGGATCTGTCTGGGACTGACTGTGCTATTGACTTG ctGCTGGGTGCCCTTCTCCATGGCTGCTGCTCTCACTTAACCTACCTCAACCTGGCTCGAAACAGCTGCTCCCACAG GAAGGGCCGAGAGGCTCCGCCAGCCTTCAAGCAGTTTTTCAGCAGCGCTTACACCCTGAGCCACGTCAACCTGTCAGCGACGCGCCTGCCCCTGGAGGCACTCAG GGCACTCCTCCAGGGCCTTTCTCTCAATAGCCACCTCAGTGATCTTCATCTTGACCTGAGCAGCTGTGAG CTTCGGTCAGCAGGAGCTCAGGTCCTCCAGGAGCAGCTTGGGGCAGTGAGTGCTGTGGGAAGTTTGGACTTGTCTGACAACG GGTTCGACTCTGATCTCCTAACGTTAGTGCCCGCACTTGGCAAGAACAAGTCCCTCAAGCACCTATTCTTGGGCAAGAATTTCAATGTCAAGGCTAA GACCTTGGAGGAAATCCTTCACAAACTTGTGCAGCTGATTCAGGAAGAGGATTGT tccCTGCAGTCATTGTCAGTGGCTGACTCAAGGCTGAAGCTTCGGACCAGCATTCTCATCAATGCCCTGGGCAGCAACACCTGTCTGGCCAAGGTGGATCTGAGTGGCAACGGCATGGAGGACATTGGAGCGAAGATGCTGTCCAAGGCCCTGCAGATCAACTCTTCCCTCCG GACTATCTTGTGGGACCGGAATAATACTTCAGCCCTGGGCTTTCTTGACATTGCAAGGGCCCTGGAGAG CAACCACACCCTTCGCTTCATGTCCTTCCCTGTGAGCGACATCTCCCAGGCGTACCGTAATGCCCCAGAGCGCACCGAGGATGTCTGGCAGAAG ATCCAATGGTGCCTTGTCCGGAATAATCACTCGCAGACCTGTCCACAGGAACAGGCTTTCAGACTGCAGCAGGGCCTTGTCACCAGCAGTGCTGAGCAA ATGCTACAGCGGCTCTGTGGGCGAGTCCAGGAGGAGGTCCGGGCCCTGCGCTTGTGCCCCCTGGAGCCAGTACAAGATGAGCTTCTCTACGCCAGAGACCTCATCAAAGACGCCAAGAACTCCCGAGCG CTCTTCCCAAGCCTTTACGAGTTGGGCCATGTGCTAGCCAGCGATGGGCCTGTCCGGCAAAGACTGGAGTCAGTGGCCAGTGAGGTGTCCAAGGCTGTGGACAAGGAGCTGCAG GTGATCCTGGAATCAATGGTCAGCCTGACCCAGGAGCTGTGCCCGGTGGCAATGCGAGTGGCCGAAGGCCACAACAAGATGCTGAGCAGCGTGGCGGAGCGGGTCACTGTGCCCAGGAACTTCATCCGTGGGGCCCTGCTAGAGCAGGCAGGGCAGGACATTCAGAATAAACTGGA TGAGGTGAAGCTCTCAGTCGTCACCTACTTGACCAACTCGATTGTGGATGAGATCCTGCAGGAGCTGTACCATTCCCATAAGAGTCTG GCCCGTCACCTAGCCCAGTTAAGGACCCTCTCAGAGCAGCCGGGTGGAGGAGGCCCAGGGCAAGAGCTGTCCTCCCAggcccggggccggggccggggccatGACCACGATGAGAATACAGATGATGAGCTCGGGACCAACATC GATACCATGGCTATCAAAAAACAGAAACGTTGCCGCAAGATCCGGCCTGTGTCTGCTTTCATCA GTGGGAGTCCGCAGGACATGGAGGGCCAGCTTGGGGGGCTGGGGGTACCCCCAGGCTGGTTCTCAGCCCTAGGGGGCAATCAACCCACCCCCAGTGGCTCCTGGGAGGGCCTGTCAGAACTGCCCACCCATGGCTACAAACTGAGGCATCAGACACAAGGACGGCCCAGGCCCCCCAGGACCACCCCCCCAGGGCCTGGCAGGCCCAGC GCACCAGGACCCGGTACTCGACAAGAGAATGGGACAGCCACTCGGCTGGACGAGGGGCTGGAGGATTTCTTTAGTCGAAGGGTCATGGATGAAAGTTCCAG CTATCCCCAGACCTTGAGGACAGTTCGCCCAGGCCCAGGTCCTGCAGAGGCCCCGCTGCCCCCACTCCAGAAGAAGAGACGACGAGGCCTGTTTCATTTCCGTCGCCCCCGGAGCTTCAAGGGGGAGCGGGGTCCAGGATCCCCCTCTCCTGGGCTCCTTCtgcccccacctcctcccccacccccaactgaGGAGAGCCCTCCCACCCCAGATCCCCCAAGTCTTGGCGATAATTCTACCCCCTGCTGGAGTCCCGAGGAGGAAAGTGGCCCCCTCCCAGGGTTGGGGGGGAGCCGGGGACCCTCCTTCCGAAGAAAGCAG GGCATGGAGGGAGCAGAGCCAGGGGAGGGAGTCCCCGTATCTGGAGTGATGCAGTCAACAAGGGTTCATGGAATTGCCCTTCCTGGGATGGGGCGAGCCAAGGGCTGGAGTTTTGATGGAAAGCAAGAG GGCACAGACACCGACCTAGACACCGGTGTCCAACCTTGGCAGAGACGGCGCTCTTCTGACGATGCAG GGCCTGGGTCCTGGAAGCCCCCTCCACCTGCCCAGAGCACCAAGCCGAGTTTCAGCGCCATGCGTCGAGCAGAGGCTACATGGCACATAG CTGAGGAAAGTGCCCCCAACAACAGCAGACAGAGTCCCAGCCCAGCTCCTGCTGAAAGAGAGGGACAGGAGGGAATCTTACTCTCCGAGAGGGAGATTCCAACCAGAAGCACCAAG GATCTCCTTGTAGCTCCTCGGCCCCCTAAGCCAGTAGCTGTGCCCCGGGGCCGGAGGCCTCCACTGGAGACAGGAGGCAGGGAAGAAGCTGAGATTCCAGCTGCCACAAAGCCTCGGCAGAGGCTGGGTTCTCACCGAGACCAAGAAGAACCTGAGGCCCAAG GACTCCCCACTGTGGGACGAAGAGCAGCCCCCTTGAAGCCCAAGCGGACTCGAAGAGCACAGTCCTGTGACAAACTGGAACCTGACCGGAGCAGACCCCCAGACCCTGCAGGCTCAGGGGGAGAGG GAACCAGTGAACTTGGAACAGACTGA